A genomic region of Papaver somniferum cultivar HN1 chromosome 7, ASM357369v1, whole genome shotgun sequence contains the following coding sequences:
- the LOC113298844 gene encoding AT-hook motif nuclear-localized protein 20-like yields MANRWWAENVGMGGFNQVISTPSLHLRNQEDHHDGGHDHGGLGRLGGPGRDHQELINTTTATTTTTNSSGNANDNPDEDGDNDREDDQNQMGDGGSGGRRPRGRPAGSKNKPKPPIIITRESPNALRSHVLEISSGSDISETISTFARRRQRGVCILSGNGVVTNVTLRQPTAPDAVVTLHGRFEILSLSGAFLPAPSPPVATGLTIYLAGGQGQVVGGCVVGELIASGPVMVIAATFTNATYERLPIEDEPTGEGGAQLPQTSGVNLENSGGGVSASQQSHGGGGGGLTEQSSMPLYNLPPNLQQSNGVGGGSGQMPHDVYWVPPPRPPPSF; encoded by the coding sequence ATGGCGAATCGGTGGTGGGCTGAAAATGTTGGGATGGGAGGGTTTAATCAAGTTATATCAACTCCATCTTTACATCTAAGAAACCAAGAAGATCATCATGATGGTGGTCATGACCATGGTGGTTTAGGTAGACTTGGAGGACCAGGTAGAGATCATCAAGAACTCATCAATACAACCACAGCAACAACAACTACAACAAATAGTAGCGGTAACGCTAATGATAACCCTGATGAAGATGGCGATAATGATCGagaagatgatcaaaatcaaatgggtgatggtggtagtggtggtcgaAGACCTCGAGGTCGTCCGGCTGGATCTAAGAACAAACCTAAACCCCCGATTATTATTACTCGTGAAAGTCCTAATGCTCTTAGAAGCCATGTTTTAGAGATCAGTAGTGGAAGTGATATTTCAGAAACTATTTCTACTTTTGCAAGGAGGAGACAAAGGGGTGTATGTATTCTCAGTGGTAATGGCGTTGTTACAAATGTTACACTTCGGCAACCTACTGCACCTGATGCTGTTGTGACCCTTCACGGCCGATTCGAGATATTGTCATTGTCGGGTGCGTTTTTGCCGGCTCCGTCACCACCTGTTGCAACCGGGTTGACTATATATTTAGCTGGTGGGCAAGGGCAGGTTGTTGGTGGATGTGTAGTTGGAGAATTGATTGCCTCTGGTCCGGTAATGGTGATAGCTGCAACATTTACCAACGCTACTTATGAAAGGTTGCCTATTGAAGATGAACCAACTGGTGAAGGAGGAGCACAGTTACCACAAACTTCGGGggtaaatttggaaaatagtggtggtggtgtttcTGCATCTCAACAATCCCACGGGGGTGGTGGTGGAGGTTTAACTGAACAATCTTCAATGCCTCTTTACAATTTACCACCAAATCTTCAACAATCAAATGGCGTTGGAGGCGGCAGTGGTCAGATGCCTCATGATGTCTATTGGGTTCCTCCACCTCGCCCACCTCCTTCATTTTGA